Proteins from a single region of Urocitellus parryii isolate mUroPar1 chromosome 4, mUroPar1.hap1, whole genome shotgun sequence:
- the C4H11orf96 gene encoding uncharacterized protein C11orf96 homolog, producing the protein MAAAKPSELMGICSSYQAVMPHFVCLADEFPQPVRPAKLSKGKGRLRRPRQSRFKTQPVTFDEIQEVEEEGVSPMEEEKAKKSFLQSLECLRRSTQSLSLQREQLSSCKLRNSLDSSDSDSAL; encoded by the coding sequence ATGGCGGCCGCCAAGCCCAGCGAGCTCATGGGCATCTGCTCCAGCTATCAGGCGGTGATGCCGCACTTCGTGTGCCTGGCCGACGAGTTCCCGCAGCCCGTGCGGCCAGCCAAGCTGTCCAAGGGCAAGGGCCGGCTGCGGCGGCCGCGCCAGTCCCGCTTCAAGACGCAGCCGGTGACCTTCGACGAGAtccaggaggtggaggaggagggggtgtcccccatggaggaggagaaggctaAGAAGTCGTTCCTGCAGAGCCTGGAGTGTCTGCGCCGCAGCACGCAGAGCCTGTCGCTGCAGAGGGAGCAGCTCAGCAGCTGCAAACTGAGGAACAGCCTGGACTCCAGCGACTCCGACTCGGCCCTGTGA